The following are from one region of the Corylus avellana chromosome ca1, CavTom2PMs-1.0 genome:
- the LOC132168163 gene encoding uncharacterized protein LOC132168163, which produces MDFSSQNIDSLITQTAALTWEDPSSQLETLPSELVNDELLPLVGQVISQKTQNNQSVNAALTKAWFFAIPFSFAVLGPNTYLFKFSEKDHISRIRNQVWNVNGFLLALQTWSPTATLGELSLKEVPFWIQVHGLPLHNLSIKNAIAIGKGLGHLVKVEDASGVDTPFRSYLRLLVDVDISKPLNPGFLFTRNDGTSTWISLKYERLDVYCTECGKIGHKHFSCLSPQAARVPSRPTNILSYDPAQTAQLKPISSEYLNTIHSPDPAKTSQHKPISPDNLNTTASINIPFSSSVPTKSSHTSTQYSRKSPYNIRPPKKPTLPSLENSHTPPHSPPSSPLSSPTHQINKKRTRLSDLAFPSKKRPGASTTNVEHPNQPHSQSPVFTPGSSEKLPARSIFRAARKGKNKLVSVVVAAEVDSVKKGGFVKPPQHQ; this is translated from the exons ATGGATTTCTCATCTCAAAACATAGACTCCCTTATAACACAAACAGCTGCTCTAACATGGGAGGACCCTTCCTCTCAGCTAGAAACTCTCCCCTCTGAACTTGTTAATGATGAACTTCTACCTTTGGTAGGACAAGTCATTTcccaaaaaactcaaaacaatcAATCTGTTAATGCAGCCCTGACCAAAGCCTGGTTCTTTGCCATTCCTTTCTCGTTTGCTGTCCTTGGCCCAAACACATATCTGTTCAAATTTTCTGAGAAGGACCACATTTCCAGAATTCGCAATCAAGTCTGGAATGTTAATGGGTTCTTGTTAGCTTTACAAACTTGGTCCCCCACAGCTACTCTAGGTGAACTCTCCTTAAAAGAAGTTCCTTTCTGGATCCAAGTTCATGGTCTCCCTCTACACAACTTGTCTATCAAAAATGCCATTGCTATTGGGAAAGGACTGGGTCACCTTGTGAAAGTTGAAGATGCTAGTGGAGTTGATACCCCTTTTCGCAGCTATCTAAGGCTTCTTGTTGATGTGGATATAAGTAAGCCTCTAAATCCAGGGTTTCTCTTCACCAGGAATGATGGAACTTCCACCTGGATCAGTCTGAAATACGAAAGATTGGATGTCTATTGCACCGAATGTGGAAAGATTGGCCATAAACATTTCTCATGCCTATCCCCTCAAGCTGCCAGAGTTCCTTCCAG GCCCACCAATATCCTCTCATATGACCCAGCTCAAACTGCCCAACTCAAGCCCATTTCTTCTGAATATTTAAACACAATCCACTCACCAGACCCAGCTAAAACTTCTCAACACAAGCCCATTTCTCCTGACAATTTAAACACAACGGCTTCTATCAATATCCCCTTTTCCTCTTCTGTTCCCACCAAATCCAGCCACACTTCAACCCAATACAGTAGGAAATCTCCCTACAATATTCGTCCCCCCAAAAAACCCACCTTACCATCTCTAGAGAATTCTCATACTCCCCCTCACTCTCCCCCATCAAGCCCTCTTTCTTCTCCCACTCATCAGATCAATAAGAAAAGAACTAGACTGTCAGATTTAGCCTTTCCCTCAAAAAAACGTCCTGGTGCTTCCACTACTAATGTTGAACATCCTAACCAACCCCATTCTCAATCCCCTGTTTTCACCCCAGGTTCTTCTGAAAAGCTCCCAGCTCGATCTATTTTTAGAGCTGctagaaaagggaaaaacaaacttGTTTCAGTAGTTGTGGCTGCTGAAGTTGACTCTGTGAAAAAGGGGGGCTTTGTTAAGCCTCCCCAGCACCAATGA